The sequence CCTGGATGATCACCCGGCTGGACTGAGAACACCTGGGGATCCctcaggaggagctggtggaagctGTTGGGGACAGAGATGGcggggcttctttgctcgccctgttgccaccgcgactctgaaatggattaaACGGAAAAGATGATggttatgatgatgatgacttgaGGGCATGTCTCAGAATCTGACATGGGGTCAACAAGTTCATACACTTCTtgaggaagaaagaaaggcTGGTCTTGTGAGCCATATTCTACTACACCGAGGGAACACTGCTATGGACCTAGTCCTATGGCCTGCCAGATTAAGACTGGTGATTGAGCTTTAGTGGTCAGGAAGGACATGAGAATGCTCAACTCAAATGGCTTGGGCCTCACTTAGACAGACCTCTCCAATAATGAGCCATCTAAGGTCCAACATCTGGGCAAATGATGCAGCCCACGGGTTTGTTTGGTAACTTCATGTTCTCCCATGTCTCTGACAAACGACTGGAGTTTGGAGTACTGCTTGAAGATCCAGAGGTGGTATCTTGCCTGCAGTCTTTCTCAGCTGTCAGTGATGATGAACTGCATCATAAGTCAGAATCTTTGATCAGCTGTTAGGGATTTGGAGAAGTGTGGGTAGTGCAGGGATGGGTAAAGGTATAATGACAGCCCCAGCATCCAGGTCTCACTAGAGTTCTGTTGCTGTGCTCATGGAATACAGACTGCATGGTACGTACTCGACTTGACTCGGCACGGCTTGACATGCTTCTCGGTCCCTGGTCCCGGGCGCTTTTCCATTAGCACAGCTCCCCTGCGAAAAATCTATTTCTAACCGTAGGCTTTGAAAAcctcaacaacaacagcagggGTAGAGTGCTGTTTACTCGCTGTGTATTTGCCTGTTTTTTTGATTggtgttttttgggactgaactcTGCCCCTAGTTTAAACAGAtcagtatattattattattattattattatggataGATACAGTAGAATAGATGTGGATAGATGTCATGGTGTATCTGTCCAATCCCTTTTTTGTTTGTCTGATAGTTCCTGAGAAGCTAGAAATGTGAAGCAGGCCTTGCCTTCTGAATCCACACATTCAACAAACACAGACCTTGACCTCTGAGTACAGTTTGTACCTTGACTCAGATGATATCCACTTTTCCTGGACATTAAATGGCCACTTTTCTGTGGAGGACTGAACCCCAGGTCAGGGCTTTTGGAGACCTTTGTGAAGTAGTGTTTTTGCTGAAGAGGGGTTAGTCAATGGCTTCATGAATTAATGAGTGGTGAGAGCACTATAATAACACAAGTGATGTGGGCTGTCTGAGCGAAGGATATTAAACACAGGGCTTTATTCTTTTGTggtccgtcacatgctctttgtTTGCGATGGGATGGGCCCTTGGCCTCCAATGTTGGGTGAGAGAAGTGATTTATTTGCTCCTACCACAGCTTTTGCTACTGACTTGGACGTTGAGTTCACGTAGACGTTTTAGACACAGACACCGTGTATCTGTCTGCAGGTCTGATTCAATCAAACGGGCTTCCAACGTTCCACTTCACCCTGAGCTGCCTGAAGGACTTGTCGGGAGTTTGAAAGCAGAACTGTTTTAACTGATAACTtcatatcaatcaatcaaagcATTAAATCACCAACTTCTTTCAACTGTCTGTCAGTTTTCtgattacagattgtagtctccctgttgctctgcacagATCTGAGCCCCCTTCACCCTGCCCTTCAACGgagaggacccccacagagcacgttcctgggtggtggatcatagtcagcgctgcagtgacgctGACAGTTGGataggatcagacacagcagtgctgctggagttttattAATAGAAAATATGTGCAGAATAATTCCGTCTGTAATACTgtaatattctgtttttttgaAAATCATTACATTGAAGCAGCACTTTCTCTGATATTACACTGAGTAAAATGAGCTGTTCCTAATCAGAAACACATCTGTGATGAGTGGTGATGATATTGACTAGTTCTGACAGATTTCTAGAACCTATGATGACCTGATAAGAGAGGGCAGGGGTTAAATTGctttaataaacacaaaggaTAAACAGGAAGAGCACAGACAAGAatacagaactaaacagagGCACTGACGACGACTACAAACTGTCTACAAACACATAGATGCAGCTGTAAGTTCAGTCACCTGACAACTTTTATTGTCAAAAATGTTATGAAGTGGAAAAAGTATTATAAATTAGCAGTGATAGGTCCCAGGGGTTCCCATTTCTATTCAGCAAAACTGTTTTCTTAACTTTACGTGTTTCTACGTGAGAATGAGTTGATCTGTTAGTTCTTGACTTCAAAAATTCAAAAATTCAAAAATTCATTCACAGTTATCTTGTGAAAATAAGGCCAAATGTTTTGAGAATCCACAAGTTCTCCTCTTTTTCTAAAAGCAGTGTTTGTCTAATTTAAGCTCGACTCTAGTGGAAAAGTGCCTGGCaccaaagagaaagaaagccatGTTAATTTCGTTTCCTGCCCGTGGTGGTGTTCTAAGAAGGGAATATTCACTTGACCCAAAAAAAGCTTCCCCTTCAAGTGAGAAATTCCCCCCCAATTGCCACTTTGGCTCCGGAATTTTCCCCAAGTTAATGTATAAAAGCCCGACACCCAACGCCATGTGTTAGAGGTGGTTAGTTATTTGAAAACAGACATCTTCATAAGCAAGTCCTTGGCTGTGACTGAGCTCTCACCGACTTGTCGATCTACAACGGCCGCTGACTCACTTTTCCTCAATGTCCAGACGGTTCCTGCTGCTGTGTGCAGTTCTGCTGCTGAGTATCTGGGCGTCTCTGGGAGAAGGCAGTAAGTAGATCATCACTTCAGACTTCACTCACTGCTCTACACAAATCCTCAGTATGTCTCCCTTCCCGAGTGAGTGTCAGTGGCCTAGTTTAGTCGTTTGAAGTAGATCACTGATCTACAAAGACTGTACCAACTGTTATTACTCACGGCTCTGCCTCGCTTTAATATTGAATTTTCAGAATGAAAGAGTGGAACAACTGTAGAAACTGTTGGTAAAAGATCAGACACGTATTTATATTGGACTTTATTCTCCGTGTTAAACTCGTCACCTGTTGAACGTTAATTTTATGTTCTCTATTCGCATTGATTTTTTAGTTCTCTGTTGACGATATTTTCACTGGttctcatttaaaaaatcaacagattTCAGCGACTTCACGCTAACGCCATCAGTAAATCCACAGGTGACTcctctgactgtgtgtgaatgGCCTAGATTATGTGTAAAAGTAGCACGGTAAAGGACAGATGTTCTACAAATGTGTATGAGGTCGTCTCACTGCTCTGGTGAAGCATTCTCGGAAATCAGACCAGTAGATGATACAGACTATTACATATATATGATCTATGTGACAGCTACTAAATTAACACCTGTTCTATATATACTCTGGATATGGGATAGCGTCAAATTTTCacgttatttgtttatttatttttgtgacatcacagacaCCATTTACaggaattaaacatttattattagttttgtGACGGAAGTCTGTACAGAggtttgtaaataataataaatacagaacagtgattaTATCGTCTTCAACCGTCACTGATATCATAATAAACTCATTATTACATTgcaataataatcatttataataattatacattaGATATTTACATCAATGATTTacactgtatataaatatataaacagtcACGGATTAAAATACAATGATTGTGAATAAACAGCAACCTTTTCCCATGTAACTATTAactatttaataaatgaatgggtTTGTGTTCAGTACATTTCCTCCAACAGACTTTAATGCTTTTTATATTCATGAAATTTAAGagtgtaatgtgtttatatattttttttgttgcaaaGGTCCAGTGAAATGCTGTACGAACTTCTCTCCACATCCTCTTCCTCTCAATCGACTGAAGCACTTTAACGTCCAAGATGCCACCACACTCTGCCGCCTGGACGCTGTGATGTACGGAACCTTTACCGTTATCTCTGCTTCTTAGTCAGTGATCATACACTTTTAAACCGTGTACGGAGGATGCAGTAAAAGGATGTGTTTGACCCTGTCTTTATTATTGAATTCTGTACTTTTTATGAAAAAGAAGCACCTCTCAGATATTCGCTTTTCAATTCTGTACAATGtttattaaagggttaaatcaaaccaaaaagaaaactataaaaaacatagaataaatgaatttattgGAGTATGAACGGCATTGatgtggattgtgtgtgtgatgtgtttctGCTGTAGACGGTTAAAGTGAAAGtgattttaaaggttttttctgtttctctctttgcaGATTTACCACAGTTAAAAACAGAAAGATATGCGCTAATCCCGATGCTGCGTGGGTCAAAAATGCTATCAGTCACCTCAGTAAGTCGTTACATCAGGTTTTACTACACTTTTATACATGTATCTcaaattttgtcattttttaaatggcTTTTTAAAGACACTGTCTGCGTTACTAGGATTtccaaatacaaataaataaataaataaataattaatttattaaacacacacacacacacacacaaacaaacgcacacacacacacacacagaagcacacacacacacacacacacaaacaaacaaacacacacacacagaagcacacacacacacaaacacacacacacaaacaaacacacacacacagacacacacaaacacacacacacacagatacacacacagacacacacacacacacacacaaacaaacaaacacacacatgcacacacacaagcacacacacacaaacacacacacacacacacaaacaaacgcacacacacacacacacagaagcacacacacacacacacacacaaacaaacaaacacacacacacagaagcacacacacacacactcaaacacacacacacaaacacacacacacacacacacacacaaacacacaaacaaacacacacacacagacacacacaaacacacacacacacagatacacacacagacacacacacacacacacacacacaaacaaacaaacacacacatgcacacacacaagcacacacacacaaacacacacacacacacacaaacaaacgcacacacacacacacacagaagcacacacacacacacacacacaaacaaacaaacacacacacacagaagcacacacacacacactcaaacacacacacacaaacacacacacacacacacacacacaaacaaacacacacacacacatatagaagcacacacacacacacacaaacacacacacacacacaaacacacaaacacacacacacacacaaacaaacacacacacacacatatagaagcacacacacacacacacacacaaacacacacacacacacaaacacacaaacacacacacacacacaaacaaacaaacgcacacacacacacacacacacacacaaacacacaaacaaacaaacacacacacacaaacacagatacacacacagacacacacacacacacacacacagatacacacacagacacacacacacacacacacacagatacacacacacacacatatatatatatatatatacagcaccTCAAGAAATGGCTCCTGAACATGGTGCTGAACATGACGTTGTTATGTGTTGTTTTCATCAGTGACCGTATGGGCCTTGTTTTATTTGAGTTAAGTGATAAATACCTGAACAATAACTGGTGTTAATACTGATTAATGTTGTGTAATTTAAGGCGTTCATGTGCTGAAGAGATTGTGGACAACTGGCTTTGAACATATTACAAGTTGTGCtcatgtgacttttattttggcagaaaacaaagaaaacagccCTGCACCGTGAAACGTCACCTGGACCCCGCCTCATTCTCAGTGCTTGGAGACTTTAACCTGACACTTGTCTGAACCGAATGTAccagtgtgtgaatgtattgtTCAGAAGTGAATCTGTAATAAAAGCTTCTTACCTCTGTCCTACTGTTCACGGTGTGTAAGTTTCATAGAGAGGTAAATATCTTTTGTTGTGTTCATTCTGAAAGTGTGAGGTATTTCTCTGTGGTTACACCGAACGCAGCTCTGCTGTAATTCAGCGATTGTCCTCTAGGGGCGGGGGCAGAGAATAGACACGTGACGTCATCCAGTTGCCATAAAGTTAGAaaatcaacattttaaaaataaaacgaaTCCATTTATTTCAACGTGAATCAGAGGTTTATGTGTGACACGGTCAAAGAGACACCAACATCACACAAAAgtaaattcagacatttatagACACACAGACCAATTCAACTCTGGCACAACTTGACTATTTACCTCATTTATTCTCATTATATATTGATATCTCCCGATATTCTCACACCATTAATACTTAAGCTCTCCTTGACCTCATAAGATCTCCTGACTCAGGTGTGGAACAAAGTGAAACCCGAGCTAACGCAGTTTTCGGAGATTCTAAAATCTGGGGGAGTTTGTGGTGCATGAATCTG is a genomic window of Hoplias malabaricus isolate fHopMal1 chromosome X1, fHopMal1.hap1, whole genome shotgun sequence containing:
- the LOC136675342 gene encoding monocyte chemotactic protein 1B-like, which gives rise to MSRRFLLLCAVLLLSIWASLGEGSPVKCCTNFSPHPLPLNRLKHFNVQDATTLCRLDAVIFTTVKNRKICANPDAAWVKNAISHLKNKENSPAP